A part of Haliotis asinina isolate JCU_RB_2024 chromosome 10, JCU_Hal_asi_v2, whole genome shotgun sequence genomic DNA contains:
- the LOC137299016 gene encoding uncharacterized protein yields the protein MQSIMALGLSVLCVVLYFGVANAASDDCGTFSRAKFDVCVATFSTANVGNLDERKNRIAAENTTCPTDILATSCQSFNVMIKCVNAFGFPEGCEMEMDTELKNQQFECTYKELAALCPDATTIGGAAGVIASLSLVAACLIAAIFRF from the exons ATGCAGTCCATCATGGCTCTCGGTCTTTCAGTTCTCTGTGTTGTGCTTTACT TCGGCGTTGCTAATGCTGCAAGTGACGACTGCGGAACTTTCTCAAGGGCTAAATTCGACGTTTGTGTTGCCACCTTCTCCACTGCCAACGTCGGCAACTTGGACGAACGTAAAAATCGCATCGCCGCGGAAAACACCACCTGTCCTACAGATATCTTGGCAACTAGTTGCCA ATCTTTCAACGTCATGATCAAATGTGTCAACGCTTTTGGTTTTCCCGAGGGATGCGAGATGGAGATGGACACTGAACTGA AGAACCAACAGTTTGAGTGCACATACAAGGAACTAGCGGCGTTGTGTCCTGACGCAACTACGATTG gagGTGCAGCTGGCGTCATTGCAAGCCTGTCTCTTGTCGCAGCATGCCTCATTGCCGCCATCTTCAGATTTTAA
- the LOC137298924 gene encoding uncharacterized protein isoform X1 — protein sequence MSVVSFNGSVRPVRRSADLERSRSGQKPKTVIRKRLMERPNLDSRKGKRPPWAADGKSHHAEYLKRLTRLRDQLVDQEQTNLAQALDRLRMRQINKEDANFRLRLRDSGTNLYSPRRRAMVTTLEKFRKMRPQKNPPMLVPLEGKQLIEPKNSDTPRTFIPEGSDDMSVPVSSRVEQTVQLNLQRLAQPISSIPNIGRKALKREDLVLQSHGMDKRPPKNPMLKHTHALSQGTALTPLNRARQINVDLVPDSFKLEPLTEGDQIDMDKLRKYYYVYYLPSTSASQDGDRSDLRTPKSTVRQRRVQSYRDSDRSVVSSNVSLLDDEGYSTNGKTSLPYIESTGSGTLHWHDHPSFPEDIDIHSMSTAHDPDYLTGRSSRMHIVVDMPDIIYSAPTPDVIEGMEAKKGGSLSKTYKQNEIRQRELQNLIEDVKELNMRTETLTSELYH from the coding sequence GTTGATGGAGCGCCCGAATTTGGACTCCAGGAAGGGCAAGCGACCACCCTGGGCTGCAGATGGGAAGTCTCATCACGCAGAATATCTCAAACGTCTCACGAGACTTCGTGATCAGCTGGTCGATCAGGAGCAGACGAACCTCGCACAAGCCCTTGACCGACTTCGTATGCGGCAAATTAACAAAGAAGACGCCAATTTCCGTCTGAGATTGAGAGATTCCGGAACAAATCTGTATTCTCCTCGCAGACGTGCCATGGTTACAACTCTAGAAAAATTTAGGAAAATGAGACCCCAGAAAAACCCTCCAATGTTGGTTCCCCTAGAAGGAAAACAACTAATTGAGCCGAAAAACTCCGACACCCCAAGAACATTCATTCCAGAAGGTTCCGATGACATGTCAGTGCCCGTCAGTTCAAGAGTTGAGCAGACTGTTCAGTTGAACCTTCAGAGACTAGCACAGCCTATATCGAGCATTCCGAACATTGGAAGGAAAGCTTTAAAACGCGAAGATCTCGTTTTGCAGAGTCACGGCATGGACAAAAGGCCGCCAAAGAACCCGATGTTGAAGCATACACATGCTCTTTCACAAGGAACAGCATTAACGCCCTTGAATAGAGCCAGACAAATTAATGTGGATCTGGTTCCTGATTCTTTCAAGCTTGAACCTCTCACTGAAGGCGATCAGATAGACATGGACAAACTCAGGAAGTACTACTACGTGTATTATCTCCCTTCAACTTCCGCTTCCCAGGATGGCGACCGATCGGATCTCAGGACTCCGAAAAGCACTGTGCGACAACGACGCGTTCAGAGCTACAGAGATAGTGATAGATCGGTCGTGTCATCAAATGTGTCTCTGCTTGACGATGAAGGGTATTCAACGAATGGGAAGACCTCTCTACCATATATAGAATCAACCGGAAGTGGAACTCTTCACTGGCATGATCATCCAAGTTTTCCGGAAGACATTGACATTCACAGTATGAGCACTGCGCATGACCCAGATTATTTAACCGGAAGGAGTTCACGCATGCATATTGTTGTCGACATGCCGGATATAATCTATAGCGCCCCCACGCCTGACGTTATTGAAGGAATGGAGGCTAAGAAGGGGGGATCACTCTCAAAGACttacaaacaaaatgaaattcgACAAAGAGAGTTACAGAACTTAATTGAAGATGTCAAGGAGCTTAATATGAGAACGGAGACACTCACAAGTGAACTATATCATTAA
- the LOC137298924 gene encoding uncharacterized protein isoform X2 produces MSDIWVVKRLMERPNLDSRKGKRPPWAADGKSHHAEYLKRLTRLRDQLVDQEQTNLAQALDRLRMRQINKEDANFRLRLRDSGTNLYSPRRRAMVTTLEKFRKMRPQKNPPMLVPLEGKQLIEPKNSDTPRTFIPEGSDDMSVPVSSRVEQTVQLNLQRLAQPISSIPNIGRKALKREDLVLQSHGMDKRPPKNPMLKHTHALSQGTALTPLNRARQINVDLVPDSFKLEPLTEGDQIDMDKLRKYYYVYYLPSTSASQDGDRSDLRTPKSTVRQRRVQSYRDSDRSVVSSNVSLLDDEGYSTNGKTSLPYIESTGSGTLHWHDHPSFPEDIDIHSMSTAHDPDYLTGRSSRMHIVVDMPDIIYSAPTPDVIEGMEAKKGGSLSKTYKQNEIRQRELQNLIEDVKELNMRTETLTSELYH; encoded by the coding sequence GTTGATGGAGCGCCCGAATTTGGACTCCAGGAAGGGCAAGCGACCACCCTGGGCTGCAGATGGGAAGTCTCATCACGCAGAATATCTCAAACGTCTCACGAGACTTCGTGATCAGCTGGTCGATCAGGAGCAGACGAACCTCGCACAAGCCCTTGACCGACTTCGTATGCGGCAAATTAACAAAGAAGACGCCAATTTCCGTCTGAGATTGAGAGATTCCGGAACAAATCTGTATTCTCCTCGCAGACGTGCCATGGTTACAACTCTAGAAAAATTTAGGAAAATGAGACCCCAGAAAAACCCTCCAATGTTGGTTCCCCTAGAAGGAAAACAACTAATTGAGCCGAAAAACTCCGACACCCCAAGAACATTCATTCCAGAAGGTTCCGATGACATGTCAGTGCCCGTCAGTTCAAGAGTTGAGCAGACTGTTCAGTTGAACCTTCAGAGACTAGCACAGCCTATATCGAGCATTCCGAACATTGGAAGGAAAGCTTTAAAACGCGAAGATCTCGTTTTGCAGAGTCACGGCATGGACAAAAGGCCGCCAAAGAACCCGATGTTGAAGCATACACATGCTCTTTCACAAGGAACAGCATTAACGCCCTTGAATAGAGCCAGACAAATTAATGTGGATCTGGTTCCTGATTCTTTCAAGCTTGAACCTCTCACTGAAGGCGATCAGATAGACATGGACAAACTCAGGAAGTACTACTACGTGTATTATCTCCCTTCAACTTCCGCTTCCCAGGATGGCGACCGATCGGATCTCAGGACTCCGAAAAGCACTGTGCGACAACGACGCGTTCAGAGCTACAGAGATAGTGATAGATCGGTCGTGTCATCAAATGTGTCTCTGCTTGACGATGAAGGGTATTCAACGAATGGGAAGACCTCTCTACCATATATAGAATCAACCGGAAGTGGAACTCTTCACTGGCATGATCATCCAAGTTTTCCGGAAGACATTGACATTCACAGTATGAGCACTGCGCATGACCCAGATTATTTAACCGGAAGGAGTTCACGCATGCATATTGTTGTCGACATGCCGGATATAATCTATAGCGCCCCCACGCCTGACGTTATTGAAGGAATGGAGGCTAAGAAGGGGGGATCACTCTCAAAGACttacaaacaaaatgaaattcgACAAAGAGAGTTACAGAACTTAATTGAAGATGTCAAGGAGCTTAATATGAGAACGGAGACACTCACAAGTGAACTATATCATTAA